The genomic segment GGCAACGGTGAGCGGGCGTCTGCCAGAAAACGCCAAACTCGTTTTCATTGACGCAAACTCAGCAACGGTGGAAGGCTCTTACCAACCGAAGTTGTCCACAGCCTCTGCCGCTACCAGCAAGGACGATGTGACGCATGTGGCTTGCGTGAAGAAGGTCGATGCGCTCCATAACGTGTTGGAATATGGGGCAACGGGTAAGTACAAGTGCCGTCAATATGCGCGGAATCTGGAGATCGGCATCTTTGACGCCAAGACGAACCAGCAGATCGCCTTCTACACGGTCAAGGGGAACACCCCTCCGACTTGCCCGGACAAGACGGACAAGAGTCTGACCAAGTATGGGACACCGCCGGAAGCGGCAGAGGTGTTCCGCGCCATCGGAATTTAGCCCAACATCTTTCCGGTTACGCACAGGAGGAGCGCTCAGATGGGCGCTCTTTTTCGTTTCTGCCCTCCCCCACACCCTCGTAGGGGCGCAATGCCTTGCGCCCATCACCGTGCGTGACGCCCATCCCTAACCCATCGGGCTGCGATTGACCACTCCCACGGGGCTTGAGAGGCAACACGGTGCATGACGCATCCTTTTTAAGCCCCAACGGGGCGGTTAGTCCTAGCGCGGGCGTTTTAACCCCGCGCCATTCCCCGTCTCCCCTCCAGACAACCGCCCGCCGCTAAAGCAGCGGGCTAGGATTAACCACCCCTATGGGGCTTGGAAACCAACCGCCGCGCATCTGGTTTGCCCCCCTTCCCTGTGGACGGGGAAAGGGGCGGGGGGATAGGGGTTCTTCCTCGCCCCGCCTCTGCGTTACACTCTGGTTTTCCTATTGGGGAGTGCCTCTCTATGCAGCCTTCTGCCACCTTCGCCGAATATCGAATCATCGTCTTGGTCAGTCTCAAATGGATACTGTTGGGGGTGTTGGTCGGTCTTTTTGCCGGAGTTGCTTCGGCAGTCTTTCTTGTCGGGTTGGAGTGGGCGACGGCGACGCGCCTAGCCAATCCCACGCTCTTAGTGCTGCTGCCCTTGGCTGGTTTTGCCGTTGGGTGGGTCTATCATCGTTTGGGGGGCGCTGCCGGGCGGGGGAGCAACCTTGTCATTGAGGAAGCCCGCGCCACCCGCGCCCGCATCCCGCTCCGCATGACGCCGTTGGTCTTGGTTGGCTCTGTCGTTGGGCATCTGTTTGGGGCGTCCATTGGGCGGGAAGGTTCGGCGGTGCAGATGGGCGCAAGTCTGGCGGATACGCTCCGGCGCGTCCTTCGCCTTCGCCATCGAGATCGGCGCTTGATGATCATGGCGGGCATCAGCGGCGGCTTTGGGGCGGTCTTTGGGACGCCCATCGCCGCGTTTTTGTTTGGGATGGAGGTGCAGTCCGCCGGGCGGATTCGCTACGATGGGCTTGTGCCGTGCTTCGCCGCCGCCTTCGCCGGCGATTGGATCGTCCGCAGGCTAGGGATTCATGACGCGCATATCTCCCATCTGCCTGACCTCTCCGTAGACCCCATTTTAGGTGTGAAGATCAGCCTTGCGGCAATCGCCTTTGGGGTTATGGCGCTTGCCTTCATCGAATTCACCCACGCCGTGAAACACCTTGCCAAACGGATCGCCTATCCACCGCTGCGCCCCTTTCTGGGCGGGGTCGTGATCCTTGCCCTGACGGGCATCCTCGGCACGAACGATTACTTGGGGCTAGGCTCGCCACTCATCGCCGCTGCCTTAAACGGTACAGGAGTCCCGACCCTCGCCTTCTTTTGGAAGATGATCTTCACTGGCATCTGCTTGGGGATGGGCTTTGTCGGTGGGGAGGTGACGCCGCTCTTTTTCATGGGGGCAACGCTTGGCTCTGTGCTTGGGAAGCCACTCGGCATTGAGCCGACCCTCTTAGCGGCGGTGGGCTTTGTGGCGGTGTTTGCGGCTGCCAGCAATACCCCGCTTGCCACGGCGATCATGGGGGTGGAGCTTTTCGGCGGCGGGGCGATTCTTTACCTCTTTCTGGGGACGCTGATCAGCTACCTGACCGTCGGGCATCGGGGGATTTATGGGTCACAGATGGTCGCCGTCACAAAGGCATATGGCGTGCCAATTCGCAGCGAATCAACCCTTGAAGAAGTCCAACACAAACGACAGGAACAGGCGAACGGATCGGTTTTCGCTCGCCTGCTCTCGGTAGGGTTGTTTTCCCTAAGACGACCACGCACTCCAGACGAACAACCAGAGGACGATCAAGCCAATGACGGCAATGGCGGCTAGACCCGCCAGAAGCAGCGTCGCCATCTCCAACCGTGCGGGCGGGGGGATGTATTGGTAG from the Anaerolineales bacterium genome contains:
- a CDS encoding chloride channel protein, with the translated sequence MQPSATFAEYRIIVLVSLKWILLGVLVGLFAGVASAVFLVGLEWATATRLANPTLLVLLPLAGFAVGWVYHRLGGAAGRGSNLVIEEARATRARIPLRMTPLVLVGSVVGHLFGASIGREGSAVQMGASLADTLRRVLRLRHRDRRLMIMAGISGGFGAVFGTPIAAFLFGMEVQSAGRIRYDGLVPCFAAAFAGDWIVRRLGIHDAHISHLPDLSVDPILGVKISLAAIAFGVMALAFIEFTHAVKHLAKRIAYPPLRPFLGGVVILALTGILGTNDYLGLGSPLIAAALNGTGVPTLAFFWKMIFTGICLGMGFVGGEVTPLFFMGATLGSVLGKPLGIEPTLLAAVGFVAVFAAASNTPLATAIMGVELFGGGAILYLFLGTLISYLTVGHRGIYGSQMVAVTKAYGVPIRSESTLEEVQHKRQEQANGSVFARLLSVGLFSLRRPRTPDEQPEDDQANDGNGG